A genomic window from Streptomyces brevispora includes:
- a CDS encoding GNAT family N-acetyltransferase has product MSGGAAEVVELRPHTPASLEALLRWKNDTEIRRLSDGGTHSFTREEVAATLERWMRPSHGTVHLAIGLAGRAEPIGFLHLALIERAHRRCRLGIVIGEKDLWGRGHGRTAVVQAVDHAFDVLGLDRITAEVFADNPRSVRMLEGAGFVREGVMRESVQRDGRRVDELIFGLLRHEWAGAGGDRDRRR; this is encoded by the coding sequence GTGTCCGGGGGCGCTGCCGAGGTCGTCGAGCTGCGGCCCCACACGCCGGCGAGCCTCGAAGCGCTGCTGCGCTGGAAGAACGACACCGAGATCCGGCGGCTCAGCGACGGCGGGACGCACTCGTTCACCCGCGAGGAGGTCGCCGCGACCCTGGAGCGGTGGATGCGTCCCAGCCACGGGACCGTCCACCTCGCGATCGGGCTGGCCGGCCGCGCGGAGCCCATCGGCTTCCTCCACCTGGCACTCATCGAACGCGCCCACCGCCGGTGCCGGCTCGGCATCGTCATCGGGGAGAAGGACCTGTGGGGACGCGGCCACGGGCGTACGGCAGTGGTGCAAGCGGTCGACCATGCGTTCGACGTGCTCGGCCTCGACCGGATCACCGCGGAGGTCTTCGCCGACAACCCACGCTCCGTGCGGATGCTCGAAGGCGCGGGCTTCGTGCGCGAGGGCGTCATGCGCGAGAGCGTCCAACGCGACGGACGGCGCGTCGACGAGCTGATCTTCGGACTGCTGCGGCACGAATGGGCCGGGGCGGGAGGCGACCGGGACCGGCGTCGCTGA
- a CDS encoding TetR/AcrR family transcriptional regulator: MAKATDGSGTPVPQRLLAAATRLFAEQGYDRTSVQEIVEAAGVTKGALYHYFGSKEDLLQEVYARVLRLQQERLDAFADADAPVEQRLRDAAADVVVTTIENLDDASIFFRSMHHLSPEKNKQVRMERRRYHERFRALVEEGQRSGVFSTATPADLIVDYHFGSVHHLSTWYRPDGPLSQQEVADHLADLLLRALRP; the protein is encoded by the coding sequence ATGGCCAAGGCGACGGACGGGAGCGGTACCCCCGTTCCGCAGCGGCTGCTGGCCGCCGCCACCCGGCTCTTCGCCGAGCAGGGGTACGACCGCACCTCGGTCCAGGAGATCGTCGAGGCGGCCGGCGTCACCAAGGGCGCGCTCTACCACTACTTCGGCTCCAAGGAGGACCTCCTCCAGGAGGTCTACGCCCGGGTGCTGCGGCTCCAGCAGGAGCGCCTCGACGCCTTCGCGGACGCCGACGCACCCGTGGAGCAGCGGCTGCGCGACGCCGCGGCCGACGTGGTCGTCACCACCATCGAGAACCTCGACGACGCCTCGATCTTCTTCCGCTCCATGCACCACCTGAGCCCGGAGAAGAACAAGCAGGTACGGATGGAGCGGCGCCGCTACCACGAGCGCTTCCGGGCCCTGGTGGAAGAGGGACAGCGCAGCGGGGTGTTCTCCACGGCCACCCCGGCGGACCTGATCGTCGACTACCACTTCGGCTCGGTCCACCACCTGTCCACCTGGTACCGGCCGGACGGCCCGCTCAGCCAGCAGGAGGTCGCCGACCACCTCGCCGACCTGCTGCTGCGCGCGCTGCGGCCGTAG
- a CDS encoding AMP-binding protein — translation MTESIYAAKPWLPLLSEAQRVSVHPAATLVHAFRESVARAPDHPALAYFDGCLTYRETDALSDSVAGHLAVRGLERGDRVAIMLQNSPQFVLALLGAWKAGATVVPLNPMYKSGEVGHVLKDAEVTALICSDRAWEAYLRDTAAAAPAVRIAVTACELDFQTKNDERVLNFERLPAADDAAFPDGELRTGDIGFMDREGWLYVVDRKKDMINASGFKVWPREVEDVLYTHRAVREAAVVGVPDAYRGETVRAYVSLRPGSRVEPDELAAYCKERLAAYKYPREVEILTELPKTASGKILRRELRSPR, via the coding sequence ATGACCGAGTCGATCTACGCGGCGAAGCCCTGGCTCCCGCTGCTCAGCGAGGCCCAGCGGGTCTCCGTCCACCCGGCCGCCACCCTGGTGCACGCCTTCCGGGAATCGGTGGCCCGCGCCCCGGACCACCCGGCGCTGGCCTACTTCGACGGGTGCCTCACCTACCGCGAGACCGACGCGCTCTCCGACTCCGTGGCCGGCCACCTCGCCGTCCGGGGTCTGGAGCGCGGCGACCGGGTCGCGATCATGCTGCAGAACTCGCCGCAGTTCGTCCTCGCCCTGCTCGGCGCCTGGAAGGCCGGGGCGACGGTCGTACCCCTCAACCCGATGTACAAGTCCGGTGAGGTCGGCCATGTGCTGAAGGACGCCGAGGTCACCGCGCTCATCTGCTCGGACCGCGCCTGGGAGGCCTACCTGCGGGACACCGCGGCGGCAGCCCCGGCCGTCCGGATCGCCGTCACCGCCTGCGAGCTGGACTTCCAGACGAAGAACGACGAGCGGGTGCTGAACTTCGAACGGCTGCCCGCGGCCGACGACGCCGCCTTCCCCGACGGCGAACTGCGCACCGGCGACATCGGCTTCATGGACCGCGAGGGCTGGCTCTACGTCGTCGACCGCAAGAAGGACATGATCAACGCCTCCGGCTTCAAGGTCTGGCCGCGCGAGGTCGAGGACGTCCTCTACACCCACCGCGCCGTCCGCGAGGCGGCGGTCGTGGGCGTCCCCGACGCCTACCGGGGCGAAACGGTCCGCGCCTACGTCAGCCTGCGGCCCGGCTCCCGCGTCGAACCGGACGAACTGGCCGCGTACTGCAAGGAACGGCTCGCCGCGTACAAGTACCCGCGCGAGGTCGAGATCCTGACCGAACTTCCCAAGACGGCAAGTGGGAAGATCCTCAGGCGGGAACTGCGTTCACCCCGCTAG
- a CDS encoding SDR family oxidoreductase yields the protein MSTVQGAGVVVTGAGGGIGAALARRFAAEGARVVVNDLDEGRIAALAEEIGAVAVAGDASRIVDAARDALDGTVDVYCANAGLASPGDVFADEEVWAAAWDVNVMAHVRAARALLPDWLERGSGRFVSTASAAGLLTMIGAAPYSVTKHGVVAFAEWLALTYGHRGVKVHAICPQGVRTDMLTAAGSAGELVLAPSAIEPEDVADALFAAMAEDRFLVLPHPEVAGYYRARAKDTDHWLGSMNHLQQKWEETGA from the coding sequence ATGAGTACGGTGCAGGGCGCGGGCGTAGTGGTCACGGGGGCCGGAGGCGGCATCGGAGCCGCCCTGGCCCGCAGGTTCGCCGCCGAGGGCGCACGGGTCGTGGTCAACGACCTCGACGAGGGCAGGATCGCGGCGCTCGCCGAGGAGATCGGCGCCGTGGCCGTCGCCGGGGACGCCTCGCGGATCGTCGACGCCGCCCGGGACGCCCTGGACGGCACCGTGGACGTCTACTGCGCCAACGCGGGCCTCGCCTCGCCCGGTGACGTCTTCGCCGACGAGGAGGTCTGGGCCGCCGCCTGGGACGTCAATGTGATGGCCCACGTCCGCGCGGCCAGGGCGCTGCTCCCGGACTGGCTGGAGCGCGGCAGCGGCAGGTTCGTCTCCACCGCTTCGGCCGCCGGACTGCTCACGATGATCGGCGCGGCGCCGTACAGCGTCACCAAGCACGGCGTGGTCGCCTTCGCGGAGTGGCTCGCACTCACCTACGGCCACCGCGGCGTCAAGGTTCACGCGATCTGCCCGCAGGGCGTGCGTACGGACATGCTGACCGCCGCGGGATCGGCCGGGGAGCTCGTGCTCGCCCCCAGCGCCATCGAGCCGGAGGACGTCGCCGACGCGCTCTTCGCGGCCATGGCCGAGGACCGCTTCCTCGTCCTGCCGCACCCGGAGGTCGCCGGGTACTACCGGGCCCGCGCCAAGGACACCGACCACTGGCTCGGCAGCATGAACCACCTCCAGCAGAAGTGGGAGGAGACCGGCGCATGA
- a CDS encoding exo-beta-N-acetylmuramidase NamZ family protein, with translation MSLTRRGLLTAGSAVGALAATAAAAGPAAARPSQGNEQGHGHGNGQGGGHGRFRTGFDRLSADGYAILKGQRVGVVTNPTGVTSDVRHIVDVMHPDGRVNLTAVFGPEHGFRGTAQAGGSEGRYDDPATGLPVYDTYLKSGQQLADVFTASGVDTIVFDIQDAGARFYTYIWTLYDCMEAAALAGKKFVVLDRPNPVSGRAALGPVLDPAFGTFVGRREIAQAHGMTVTELALLFNGEFLADRPAELEIVKMSGWSRSDFFDASGLPWVPPSPNMPTPDTALVYSGTCLFEGTNLSEGRGTTRPFELLGAEGIDHTWAAAANALDLPGVAFREAYFAPTFSKFVGKTVGGVQVHVQDREVFDPVRTGIALLVTAKQTWSGFAWRPDNWIDKLTGNTRVRTMIDAGADTDEVVGAWSKDLAAFRSVRKRYLQYR, from the coding sequence ATGAGCCTGACCAGACGTGGTTTGCTGACCGCCGGCAGTGCCGTGGGAGCCCTCGCGGCGACGGCCGCGGCGGCCGGACCCGCAGCGGCCCGCCCCTCGCAGGGCAACGAACAGGGCCATGGGCACGGCAACGGGCAGGGGGGCGGCCACGGCCGGTTCCGTACCGGCTTCGACCGGCTCTCGGCGGACGGCTACGCGATACTGAAGGGCCAACGGGTCGGCGTCGTCACCAACCCGACCGGGGTCACCTCCGACGTCCGCCACATCGTCGATGTGATGCACCCGGACGGGCGGGTGAACCTGACGGCCGTCTTCGGCCCGGAGCACGGCTTCCGCGGCACCGCGCAGGCGGGCGGCTCCGAGGGCCGGTACGACGACCCGGCGACCGGCCTTCCGGTCTACGACACGTACCTCAAGAGCGGGCAGCAGCTCGCCGACGTCTTCACGGCATCCGGCGTCGACACGATCGTGTTCGACATCCAGGACGCGGGCGCCCGCTTCTACACGTACATCTGGACGCTGTACGACTGCATGGAGGCGGCGGCCCTCGCGGGCAAGAAGTTCGTCGTCCTGGACCGGCCCAACCCGGTGTCCGGGCGGGCGGCGCTCGGGCCGGTCCTCGATCCGGCGTTCGGCACCTTCGTGGGCCGCCGGGAGATCGCCCAGGCGCACGGCATGACGGTCACCGAACTCGCCCTGCTGTTCAACGGGGAGTTCCTGGCCGACCGTCCGGCCGAGCTGGAGATCGTGAAGATGTCGGGGTGGTCGCGCTCGGACTTCTTCGACGCGAGCGGGCTGCCGTGGGTGCCGCCGAGCCCCAACATGCCGACGCCCGACACGGCGCTGGTCTACTCGGGCACCTGCCTCTTCGAGGGCACGAACCTCTCCGAGGGGCGCGGCACCACGCGGCCGTTCGAGCTGCTCGGCGCGGAGGGCATCGACCACACGTGGGCGGCCGCCGCGAACGCGCTCGACCTGCCCGGGGTGGCGTTCCGCGAGGCGTACTTCGCGCCGACGTTCTCCAAGTTCGTGGGCAAGACGGTCGGCGGCGTGCAGGTGCACGTGCAGGACCGGGAGGTCTTCGACCCGGTGCGCACCGGGATCGCGCTGCTGGTGACGGCGAAGCAGACCTGGAGCGGGTTCGCCTGGCGGCCGGACAACTGGATCGACAAGCTCACCGGCAACACCCGGGTCCGCACGATGATCGACGCGGGTGCGGACACGGATGAGGTCGTGGGGGCGTGGTCGAAGGATCTCGCCGCGTTCCGTTCCGTGCGCAAGCGGTATCTCCAGTACCGGTGA